One genomic segment of Chitinophaga sancti includes these proteins:
- a CDS encoding lycopene cyclase domain-containing protein codes for MENALGCCSFLSVILKRWQKTDKMHYTYLAIDLGAILVPLLATFHPRLQFYKKWPILFPALFLSGGIFICWDIYFTSIHVWGFNDAYITGLHIFSLPAEEVFFFLCIPYACIFSYHCLKTLWPGFKLSQRISAFISWIMMIGGISITIFFSHYKYPATTFLLLTIFIWYSRKRHWIGNFYLCYGIMLIPFVIVNGLLTGSWIAEPIVWYNNNEIIGLRILTIPVEDIFYGLLMIGSQVALYEYFAVTVAKKNACRSTI; via the coding sequence ATGGAGAATGCTTTGGGATGTTGCTCTTTCCTGTCCGTTATCTTAAAGAGGTGGCAAAAAACAGATAAGATGCATTATACATACCTGGCAATTGACCTGGGGGCGATATTGGTTCCATTACTTGCAACATTCCATCCCCGGCTGCAATTTTATAAAAAATGGCCCATATTATTTCCCGCACTGTTTTTGTCAGGCGGTATTTTTATATGCTGGGATATCTATTTTACCAGCATTCATGTTTGGGGATTCAATGATGCATATATAACGGGATTACACATTTTCTCACTGCCAGCAGAGGAAGTTTTTTTCTTTCTATGCATACCGTATGCCTGTATATTTTCCTATCATTGTCTTAAAACGCTTTGGCCAGGTTTTAAGCTATCACAGCGTATTTCGGCCTTTATTTCATGGATAATGATGATAGGTGGCATAAGCATAACAATTTTCTTTTCGCATTATAAATACCCGGCTACTACTTTTCTGCTGCTGACAATTTTCATCTGGTATAGCAGGAAAAGACATTGGATAGGGAATTTTTATCTTTGCTATGGAATCATGTTAATACCGTTTGTAATCGTTAATGGGCTTCTCACAGGCAGTTGGATTGCGGAACCTATAGTATGGTATAACAACAATGAAATAATCGGATTAAGAATACTGACAATACCAGTAGAAGATATTTTTTATGGTTTATTAATGATAGGCTCACAGGTAGCACTATATGAATATTTTGCAGTTACTGTTGCGAAAAAAAATGCCTGCCGCTCAACCATATAA
- a CDS encoding sterol desaturase family protein produces the protein MRLVIFIILLLGSFVTMEGVAWFTHKFIMHGPLWFLHKDHHRKPEGQFLEKNDFFFLIFAMPGIALFLLGTVHQNFYLIALASGITLYGFTYFLVHDVFVHQRFKWLRSSDHPYFKALRRAHKIHHKHLGKHHGECFGMLLFPVRYLKEVAKNR, from the coding sequence ATGAGATTGGTAATATTCATTATCCTATTGCTGGGAAGCTTTGTTACAATGGAAGGTGTTGCCTGGTTTACACACAAATTCATTATGCATGGCCCCCTTTGGTTTTTACACAAAGATCACCATCGAAAACCGGAAGGACAATTTCTGGAAAAGAACGATTTTTTCTTCCTGATTTTTGCAATGCCTGGGATCGCTTTATTTCTGCTTGGTACAGTACATCAGAATTTTTACCTCATTGCGCTGGCTTCAGGTATTACACTATATGGATTTACCTACTTCCTGGTACATGACGTTTTCGTTCATCAGCGATTCAAATGGCTGAGAAGTAGTGATCATCCTTATTTTAAAGCACTCAGACGTGCTCATAAAATACATCACAAGCACCTGGGCAAGCATCATGGAGAATGCTTTGGGATGTTGCTCTTTCCTGTCCGTTATCTTAAAGAGGTGGCAAAAAACAGATAA
- a CDS encoding phytoene/squalene synthase family protein yields MKTLFDKVSAACSKLTTKEYSTSFSLGIKLLDKSFHAPIYAIYGFVRFADEIVDSFHEYDKADLLCHFKEETYKAIRDKISLNPILNSFQKVYHDFNIEQQLVDTFLDSMEMDLHQLYYTHSIYEQYILGSAEVVGLMCLKVFTNGDVALYEKLLPSAMKLGAAFQKVNFLRDIKADSQELGRHYFPFVNLNNFTSGDKSAIESEIASDFREALPGIMQLPLSSRKGVYLAYAYYQVLFNKIRNLPPHRILTERIRVPNRHKLGIMLQTLLFPINQIQL; encoded by the coding sequence ATGAAGACTTTATTTGATAAAGTTAGTGCTGCCTGTAGCAAATTGACTACTAAGGAATATAGTACCTCTTTTTCTTTGGGTATCAAATTGCTGGATAAAAGTTTTCATGCACCTATATATGCCATTTACGGGTTTGTTCGCTTTGCTGATGAAATAGTGGATTCATTTCATGAGTATGATAAAGCAGATCTGCTTTGCCATTTCAAAGAGGAAACTTATAAGGCTATCAGGGATAAAATCAGCCTCAACCCGATTTTAAATAGCTTTCAAAAAGTTTATCATGACTTTAATATAGAACAGCAGCTGGTGGATACATTTCTGGATAGTATGGAAATGGACCTCCACCAGCTTTATTACACCCATAGTATCTATGAACAATATATTCTGGGTTCGGCTGAGGTAGTAGGACTGATGTGTCTGAAAGTTTTTACAAATGGCGACGTAGCATTATACGAAAAGCTGTTACCCTCCGCTATGAAACTTGGCGCAGCATTTCAGAAAGTTAATTTTCTGAGGGATATAAAAGCTGATAGCCAGGAACTGGGCAGACACTACTTTCCATTTGTGAATTTAAACAACTTTACATCCGGAGATAAATCTGCGATAGAATCTGAAATAGCATCAGATTTCAGGGAAGCTTTGCCTGGAATAATGCAATTACCGCTAAGTTCCAGGAAGGGAGTTTACCTGGCATATGCCTACTACCAGGTGCTCTTCAATAAAATCCGGAACCTGCCGCCCCATCGGATTTTGACAGAAAGAATCAGGGTACCTAATCGCCATAAATTAGGTATCATGCTGCAAACATTACTGTTTCCAATTAATCAGATCCAACTATGA
- a CDS encoding phytoene desaturase family protein, which translates to MKQNKHNKVLVIGAGFAGLSAAITMASQGYHVTIVEKHSTTGGRARAFTSAGFTFDMGPSWYWMPDVAEGFFKRHGRSISDYLSLVRLDPSYQVIFGKDEFVALPASFASMRDLFENIEKGAGRQLDKFMVDAGYKYHTAMKTYVNKPGLHFRELCNTEVLKSVFKMRMLRSFSSHASRYFKHQKLRRIIEFPVLFLGATAKKIPAMYSMMNYADMKLGTWYPMGGMVRLAQAFTSLAEEYGVKILLNTEVDSLSVINNQVTGANTSNGFLNADIVISGADYHHTDQKMLPPAMSNYSAGYWDKRTMAPSCLIYYVGVKRKIPGLLHHNLFFENDLQAHAEAIYNKPAWPSHPLFYLCCPSKTDTTVAPEGMENLFFLIPVAPGLEDTPIIRDHYLKLVLKETATFCGDNFEQDIIFSKSYACSDFITDYHAFKGNAYGLANTLKQTAFLKPSIRHKKINNLFFTGQLTVPGPGVPPAILSGELVANHISNQKIFTHEDFI; encoded by the coding sequence ATGAAACAAAACAAGCATAATAAAGTACTGGTAATTGGAGCCGGATTTGCCGGTTTATCTGCCGCCATCACGATGGCTAGCCAGGGTTATCATGTAACAATTGTTGAAAAACATAGTACGACAGGGGGACGAGCAAGGGCTTTTACAAGTGCTGGATTCACTTTTGATATGGGGCCAAGCTGGTATTGGATGCCAGATGTTGCTGAAGGTTTTTTTAAACGGCATGGCCGATCTATCAGTGATTACTTATCATTGGTAAGGCTCGACCCTTCCTACCAGGTGATATTCGGGAAAGATGAATTTGTGGCACTCCCGGCTTCATTTGCCAGTATGCGTGATCTTTTTGAAAATATCGAAAAAGGTGCAGGCAGACAGTTAGATAAATTTATGGTGGATGCCGGGTACAAATATCATACTGCAATGAAGACGTATGTGAACAAACCCGGACTTCATTTTAGAGAGCTATGCAATACTGAAGTATTAAAATCTGTATTTAAAATGCGCATGTTACGCTCTTTCAGTAGTCATGCGAGCCGTTACTTTAAACACCAGAAATTACGCAGGATCATAGAATTCCCTGTTCTCTTTCTTGGCGCTACTGCCAAAAAAATACCGGCTATGTACAGCATGATGAACTATGCGGATATGAAACTGGGTACATGGTATCCCATGGGTGGTATGGTTCGTCTGGCACAGGCATTTACCTCCCTTGCCGAAGAATACGGGGTAAAAATATTGTTGAATACAGAAGTAGACAGCCTTTCTGTTATTAATAATCAAGTAACCGGCGCAAATACCAGCAATGGTTTTTTGAACGCGGACATAGTCATATCCGGAGCAGATTACCACCATACAGATCAGAAAATGCTTCCTCCTGCAATGAGCAATTACTCAGCCGGTTATTGGGATAAACGCACAATGGCTCCCTCTTGCCTCATTTATTATGTAGGTGTAAAACGTAAAATTCCAGGCTTGCTTCATCATAACCTTTTCTTCGAAAATGATCTTCAGGCACATGCTGAGGCCATCTATAACAAACCCGCATGGCCAAGCCATCCACTATTCTATCTTTGTTGTCCTTCAAAAACAGATACTACAGTGGCACCTGAGGGAATGGAAAATCTCTTTTTCCTGATTCCCGTTGCACCAGGACTTGAAGATACCCCTATCATACGCGACCATTACCTCAAACTGGTACTAAAGGAGACTGCTACTTTCTGTGGCGATAATTTTGAACAGGATATAATTTTCTCTAAAAGCTATGCCTGCAGCGATTTCATAACAGATTATCATGCATTCAAAGGGAATGCTTATGGATTGGCAAATACATTAAAACAAACAGCCTTTCTAAAGCCATCTATCCGCCATAAAAAGATCAATAATTTATTTTTTACAGGGCAACTGACAGTTCCTGGCCCTGGCGTACCTCCCGCCATCCTTTCCGGAGAACTGGTTGCTAATCATATTTCAAATCAAAAAATCTTTACCCATGAAGACTTTATTTGA
- a CDS encoding MerR family transcriptional regulator, with translation MTSDMYSIKDLELLSGIKAHTIRIWEKRYGIINPGRTDTNIRFYTNEDLRKLLNISLLNQHGYKISAISNMSEKEIGEKIAAVSIVSQTDTYLESLLLSLIEMDELRFNKTFTAIVISHGFEKSFIKYIFPFFQRIGIMWQIGAINPAQEHFLSNLIRNKIIAATETVTQPPDPTLGTALLFLPENELHEIGLLFYNYALRARGFKTFYLGQSVPYDGLDRVIAICKPSFIITSLTNPLSNEDTLLYCQNLCALAPEVNIYFTGPMPENIHDKLPKNALLVNDLIALMKI, from the coding sequence ATGACATCTGACATGTATTCAATAAAGGACCTTGAGCTATTATCAGGCATCAAGGCACATACAATCAGAATCTGGGAAAAAAGATATGGAATCATTAATCCTGGAAGAACAGACACAAACATCCGGTTTTATACCAATGAGGATCTTAGAAAACTGCTGAATATCAGTCTTCTAAATCAGCATGGGTACAAAATATCTGCTATCAGCAACATGTCTGAAAAAGAAATTGGGGAAAAAATAGCAGCTGTTTCTATTGTAAGTCAGACGGATACCTATCTCGAAAGCCTATTACTGAGCCTCATTGAAATGGATGAGCTGCGATTTAATAAAACTTTTACCGCTATTGTAATTAGCCATGGATTTGAAAAGTCGTTTATAAAATATATTTTCCCATTCTTCCAACGGATAGGCATTATGTGGCAGATAGGAGCGATCAACCCTGCCCAGGAACATTTCCTTTCCAACCTCATTAGAAATAAAATCATAGCTGCTACTGAAACAGTTACTCAGCCCCCGGACCCAACCCTGGGTACCGCACTACTTTTTCTGCCGGAGAATGAACTGCATGAAATTGGCCTGTTATTCTACAATTACGCACTGAGGGCAAGGGGATTCAAGACTTTTTACCTTGGACAGTCTGTTCCATACGACGGGCTGGATCGTGTAATTGCTATCTGTAAGCCGTCATTTATTATTACCAGCCTTACTAACCCGCTTTCCAATGAAGACACGTTGTTATATTGCCAGAATTTGTGCGCTTTAGCCCCGGAAGTAAACATTTACTTTACCGGCCCCATGCCTGAAAATATACATGATAAACTGCCAAAAAATGCCTTGCTGGTCAATGACCTGATTGCCCTAATGAAAATTTAA
- a CDS encoding YkgJ family cysteine cluster protein yields MKLTTTLTEIARAAEEKEAENLAFRSYLQSQNSDDIDELVQELDTLITPQIDCTSCGNCCRNLMINVTEDEVTALATHLNTTNTELKEKYIETGSSNDMMIINTIPCHFLHESRCTIYEHRFAGCREFPALHLPKFNKRLFTTFTHYSTCLIIYNVVEEMKKRVSFHV; encoded by the coding sequence TTGAAACTAACTACCACACTCACAGAAATTGCACGCGCTGCTGAAGAAAAGGAAGCTGAAAATCTCGCATTCAGATCCTACCTGCAATCGCAAAACTCAGATGACATAGATGAGCTTGTACAGGAACTGGATACCCTCATCACCCCACAAATAGACTGCACCTCCTGTGGTAATTGCTGCCGTAACCTTATGATCAATGTTACGGAAGATGAAGTCACCGCATTAGCCACACATCTCAATACCACCAATACCGAACTCAAGGAAAAATATATCGAAACCGGCTCCAGCAATGACATGATGATCATCAACACCATCCCCTGTCATTTTCTGCACGAAAGCCGCTGCACTATTTACGAACACCGCTTTGCCGGCTGCCGTGAATTTCCAGCATTACACCTGCCAAAGTTTAATAAACGCCTCTTCACCACTTTCACTCATTACAGCACATGTCTGATTATTTACAATGTAGTAGAAGAAATGAAGAAAAGAGTATCATTTCATGTATAA
- a CDS encoding iron chaperone, producing the protein MTTYMTVTDYITSFPADIQALLQQVRQTIQQAAPDATETIKYAIPTFVLNGNLVHYAAFKHHIGFYPAPTGIRAFEKELAPYKQGKGSIQFPFDQPLPLDLITKIVIYRVKQNAEKKKK; encoded by the coding sequence ATGACAACCTACATGACCGTCACCGACTATATCACTTCGTTTCCCGCTGACATCCAGGCCCTGCTACAACAGGTACGGCAAACCATACAGCAGGCTGCCCCTGATGCTACAGAAACTATAAAATATGCCATACCTACTTTTGTACTAAATGGCAATCTGGTGCATTATGCGGCATTTAAGCACCACATTGGGTTCTACCCTGCCCCAACAGGCATCAGGGCATTTGAAAAGGAATTAGCGCCTTATAAACAGGGAAAGGGATCGATCCAGTTTCCCTTTGATCAACCCCTTCCCCTGGATCTTATTACTAAAATTGTTATTTACCGTGTAAAACAGAATGCCGAAAAAAAGAAGAAATAG
- a CDS encoding beta-N-acetylhexosaminidase has protein sequence MRLLTAMMLAMFCNINSHAQQPNIIPEPVSMQVHSGSLALGHDISWTTDVKSASLSLAKAQLEADCRKNITGLNTTRISLALLKKEDSGIGAEGYLLEIDKEGIHITANKENGLFYGLQTVRQLLVTPEVPYLTIRDYPLVGWRGMMLDVSRHFFTKAEVMRYIDEIAAYKFNVLHWHLTDDGGWRIEIKSYPRLTEVGAWCVEKYGYYGEFSAPEKDAKYNYGGFYTQQDIKDIVQYAKAQYVDILPEIDIPGHSMAAVVAYPELSGTKDAVNYKVYSGEKGFMDWTDHGIVARYDNTLNPAKPEVYKFLDKVFGEVAGLFPFGYIHVGGDECAKNYWQKDPNVTALMQKEKLKNYEEVQAYFEKKVEAIVASKGKKLIGWDEILEGGVAPNATIMSWRGEKGGIEAARLKHQVVMTPNNYVYIDYVQGNKYMESKVYENLRLKKVYAFNPVPAGVDPAYVLGGQANLWTEQIFDFSKVEYMTWPRGLAVAESLWSPASKKDWPRFVEKVEQHMKLLERDTVNYAPCMYEPDVTLQSGVCTFIPEIDGLEMHYSVDNSFPDIKSLLYKGPFVLPEDAVMLRVVSFKKGRPVGRIISIPVAELKKG, from the coding sequence ATGAGATTACTTACCGCTATGATGTTGGCAATGTTTTGCAACATAAATAGTCATGCACAACAACCGAATATTATTCCTGAGCCTGTATCTATGCAAGTCCATAGTGGCAGTTTGGCATTGGGGCACGACATCAGCTGGACGACGGATGTTAAGAGTGCTTCCTTATCATTAGCGAAGGCACAGCTGGAAGCGGATTGCAGGAAGAATATAACAGGTTTGAATACGACTAGGATTTCCCTGGCCCTGTTGAAAAAAGAAGATAGTGGTATTGGTGCAGAAGGCTACCTCCTTGAAATTGATAAGGAGGGGATTCATATTACTGCAAATAAAGAGAATGGATTGTTTTATGGGTTACAGACTGTGCGGCAGTTGCTGGTAACGCCGGAGGTGCCTTACCTGACAATCAGGGATTATCCTTTGGTAGGGTGGAGAGGCATGATGCTGGATGTATCCAGGCACTTCTTTACAAAGGCAGAAGTGATGCGGTATATTGATGAAATAGCAGCTTATAAATTTAATGTGCTGCATTGGCACCTGACAGATGATGGTGGGTGGCGTATAGAAATAAAGAGTTATCCCAGGTTGACAGAAGTAGGTGCATGGTGTGTGGAAAAGTATGGTTATTACGGTGAGTTTTCAGCACCTGAAAAAGATGCAAAGTATAACTATGGTGGATTTTATACCCAGCAGGATATCAAAGACATAGTACAATATGCAAAGGCGCAGTATGTGGATATCCTTCCTGAAATAGATATTCCTGGTCACTCTATGGCTGCGGTAGTGGCCTACCCGGAGTTGTCAGGTACAAAGGATGCAGTGAATTACAAGGTGTATTCCGGTGAAAAGGGTTTTATGGATTGGACGGATCATGGTATAGTAGCCCGGTATGATAATACCCTCAATCCAGCCAAACCAGAGGTATATAAGTTTTTGGATAAGGTTTTTGGAGAAGTGGCGGGATTATTTCCCTTTGGATACATACATGTAGGTGGTGATGAATGTGCGAAGAACTATTGGCAGAAAGATCCGAATGTGACTGCGCTGATGCAGAAGGAAAAACTGAAGAACTATGAAGAGGTGCAGGCTTATTTTGAAAAGAAAGTAGAAGCGATTGTTGCATCCAAAGGTAAGAAACTGATAGGGTGGGATGAGATCCTGGAAGGTGGAGTGGCACCAAATGCTACCATTATGAGCTGGAGAGGCGAGAAGGGGGGAATAGAGGCCGCCCGTTTGAAACACCAGGTAGTGATGACCCCGAACAACTATGTGTACATTGACTATGTGCAGGGAAATAAATACATGGAATCAAAGGTGTATGAAAACCTGCGATTGAAGAAGGTGTATGCATTCAACCCGGTACCTGCTGGTGTAGATCCAGCCTACGTTTTAGGTGGGCAGGCAAATTTGTGGACAGAGCAGATCTTCGATTTCAGCAAGGTAGAATATATGACCTGGCCACGTGGATTGGCGGTGGCGGAGAGTTTGTGGAGTCCGGCATCAAAGAAAGACTGGCCGCGCTTTGTCGAAAAGGTAGAGCAGCATATGAAGTTATTAGAGAGGGATACGGTTAATTATGCACCTTGTATGTATGAGCCGGATGTAACCCTGCAGTCAGGTGTGTGTACGTTTATTCCTGAAATAGATGGATTGGAAATGCATTATAGTGTGGATAATTCATTCCCGGATATAAAGTCTTTATTATACAAGGGGCCTTTTGTGCTGCCGGAAGATGCGGTAATGCTAAGGGTTGTGAGCTTTAAAAAAGGCAGGCCGGTAGGCAGGATAATTTCCATACCTGTAGCTGAATTGAAAAAGGGGTAA
- a CDS encoding sensor histidine kinase, producing the protein MDTRPLPDDSASYERLRLLAEQKNAALLLSEERYHKMVEEVEDYAILLLDIDGRIMNWNKGAEKIKGYKEAEIIGRNFRIFYRQEDQQRQLPEKLIQQARSTGKAIHEGWRVRKDGTTFWGSIVITALHDDHHNIIGFSKVTRDLTERKIAENKIKQYAKELEAQNRDLQQFAYAAAHDMKEPLRKVQFYTSTLLEGIGATLPPKERSYLERAVDAAQRMQRLIEDLFTYTRISGEVPAFEQVPLNNLIEDVLSHHQETIASINAYIEIGPLPVVPGITFQLRQLLDNLIGNSLKYHHTEKTPHIVIQSTVYNDKCEITIQDNGIGFEPQNCEKIFEIFERLHGRENYPGTGIGLALCQRIVRNHQGTITATGQVNEGATFTITLPIINME; encoded by the coding sequence ATGGACACAAGACCACTACCAGATGACTCCGCTTCCTACGAGCGCCTGCGACTGCTTGCTGAACAAAAAAACGCAGCTCTCCTTCTCAGTGAAGAGCGCTACCACAAAATGGTGGAAGAAGTGGAAGATTATGCCATCCTTCTCCTCGACATAGATGGCCGTATCATGAACTGGAATAAAGGCGCTGAAAAAATCAAAGGCTACAAAGAAGCAGAAATAATAGGTCGTAACTTCCGCATCTTCTACCGTCAGGAAGATCAACAAAGGCAACTCCCCGAAAAACTCATTCAACAGGCCCGCAGCACCGGCAAAGCCATTCACGAAGGTTGGCGCGTTCGCAAAGACGGCACCACCTTTTGGGGTAGCATAGTCATTACTGCGCTCCACGACGATCATCACAACATCATCGGCTTTTCCAAAGTGACCCGTGACCTCACTGAAAGAAAAATCGCCGAAAACAAGATAAAACAATACGCCAAAGAGCTGGAAGCCCAGAACAGGGACCTCCAACAATTTGCCTACGCCGCCGCCCATGATATGAAAGAACCCCTCCGTAAAGTACAGTTCTATACATCCACACTATTAGAAGGCATCGGCGCCACCCTGCCACCCAAGGAAAGGTCTTACCTGGAAAGGGCCGTAGATGCCGCACAGCGTATGCAGCGGCTCATCGAAGACCTTTTTACTTATACAAGAATATCAGGAGAAGTTCCTGCTTTTGAGCAGGTTCCCCTCAATAATTTAATTGAAGACGTCCTCTCCCACCACCAGGAAACAATCGCATCCATCAACGCCTATATCGAAATCGGCCCTCTGCCTGTCGTGCCCGGCATCACCTTTCAGTTACGCCAGCTGCTGGACAACCTGATCGGCAATTCCCTGAAATACCATCACACAGAGAAAACCCCTCATATTGTTATCCAATCGACCGTATATAATGACAAATGCGAAATCACCATCCAGGATAATGGCATTGGCTTTGAACCGCAAAACTGTGAAAAAATATTTGAAATTTTTGAACGCCTTCACGGTCGTGAAAACTATCCGGGTACCGGCATAGGACTGGCCCTCTGCCAGCGTATCGTACGAAACCATCAGGGTACTATTACCGCTACCGGCCAGGTGAATGAAGGAGCTACCTTTACCATCACCTTACCTATCATTAATATGGAATAA
- a CDS encoding response regulator, with product MNERMFKFLLADDDREDQEILIEAILQEQPTTQINTVFNGQKVLDYLAEQAPVEWPSLIILDYKMPVMNGREVLEKILQVNIPKVVWSTSSQPEHMQLCRELGAVKYFVKPNNRPELQAMVQELFRICEGGVAR from the coding sequence ATGAATGAGAGAATGTTTAAATTCCTGTTAGCCGACGACGACAGGGAGGATCAGGAAATATTGATAGAGGCTATATTACAGGAGCAGCCAACTACACAAATCAATACTGTTTTTAATGGGCAGAAGGTATTGGATTACCTTGCTGAGCAGGCACCTGTTGAGTGGCCGTCATTGATCATATTGGATTATAAGATGCCGGTGATGAATGGGAGGGAGGTATTGGAAAAGATACTGCAGGTGAACATACCGAAGGTGGTATGGAGTACATCCAGTCAGCCGGAGCATATGCAGTTATGCCGAGAGCTGGGTGCAGTGAAATATTTTGTAAAGCCGAATAACAGGCCTGAATTACAAGCGATGGTACAGGAGTTATTTCGGATTTGTGAGGGAGGAGTGGCGAGGTAA